A single window of Gadus morhua chromosome 22, gadMor3.0, whole genome shotgun sequence DNA harbors:
- the mterf1 gene encoding transcription termination factor 1b, mitochondrial — protein MTLVSITRALLSLYRAVALRCSSSLLPVPRTAPWLPRGLCTATPTPDGDHLHGKQKTSAGSENVSLLENLSLLGVDLKKARQRQPGVLRKLLTNEQGVAGFLQAKGASRQVIAGIISRYPRAITRSLDHLEQRWALWRRVFASDSEVVDILHRSPESFFRSSDNENLEKNIVFLSSLGFDAKALHRLLTTAPRTFSNSAELNRQMVELLEDVGSELGLTHRSEPTPEGFAKAVISRNVYVLIRSTKRVRRNVEVLRASLRLDDAELLALLQGPGAEILDLSNEYLGKNFRSLREKMASLGCGRADVKRLVVAYPMVLYISSENLSGKLDALLRGGVSIQQVVDKPKVLDYSTQNIAGRIEELQRVGYEFQRHGIAILDTSRKRFDAKMLKLSAALPPSTPPQEGGG, from the coding sequence ATGACATTAGTATCCATAACTAGAGCTCTTTTGAGCCTATACCGAGCAGTGGCGCTGCGTTGCAGTTCATCGCTCCTTCCCGTCCCGAGGACAGCCCCCTGGCTCCCGCGGGGGCTTTGCACCGCCACGCCCACCCCAGACGGCGACCACCTCCACGGCAAGCAGAAGACTTCGGCTGGCTCCGAAAACGTTTCTCTGCTGGAGAACCTGAGCCTGCTGGGCGTGGACCTGAAGAAGGCTCGCCAGCGCCAGCCGGGCGTGCTGCGCAAGCTGCTGACCAACGAGCAGGGCGTGGCCGGCTTCCTGCAGGCCAAGGGCGCCAGCCGCCAGGTGATCGCCGGCATCATCTCGCGGTACCCCCGGGCCATCACGCGCTCCCTGGACCACCTGGAGCAGCGCTGGGCGCTTTGGCGCCGCGTGTTCGCCAGCGACTCGGAGGTGGTGGACATCCTGCACCGCTCGCCCGAGTCGTTCTTCCGCTCCAGCGACAACGAGAACCTGGAGAAGAACATCGTCTTCCTGTCCTCGCTGGGCTTCGACGCCAAGGCGCTGCACCGGCTGCTGACCACGGCGCCGCGCACCTTCTCCAACAGCGCCGAGCTCAACCGGCAGatggtggagctgctggaggacgtGGGCTCGGAGCTGGGCCTGACGCACCGCTCGGAGCCCACGCCCGAGGGCTTCGCCAAGGCGGTGATCAGCAGGAACGTGTACGTGCTGATCCGCAGCACCAAGCGGGTGCGGAGGAACGTGGAGGTGCTGCGGGCGTCCCTGCGGCTGGACGACGCCGAGCTGCTGGCCCTGCTGCAGGGACCCGGCGCGGAGATCCTGGACCTGTCCAACGAGTACCTCGGCAAGAACTTCAGGAGCCTCCGGGAGAAGATGGCGTCGCTGGGCTGCGGGCGGGCCGACGTGAAGCGGCTGGTAGTGGCCTACCCCATGGTGCTGTACATCAGCTCGGAGAACCTGAGCGGCAAGCTGGACGCCCTGCTGAGGGGCGGGGTCAGCATACAGCAGGTGGTGGACAAGCCCAAGGTGCTGGACTACAGCACGCAGAACATCGCCGGGCGCATCGAGGAGCTGCAGAGGGTGGGCTACGAGTTCCAGAGGCACGGCATCGCCATCCTGGACACGAGTCGCAAGAGGTTCGACGCAAAGATGCTGAAGCTCAGTGCTGCGCTGCCGCCGTCGACGCCGCCACAGGAAGGGGGAGGATGA